The window GCCCGGCGATCGGGGTCGTGGTTCGGACCGTGGTCGCGGTTCCGACCGCGGTCGCGGCCAGGACCGTGGCCAGGGCGGTGACCGCAACCGCGGTGCGGCCCGTGTCGATGGGCAGCAGCGGCCGGCCGGCGGACGCGACGAACAGCGCGGTCGCGACGGCGGCAGAGGCCGCGACAACGATCGGGGCCGTGACAACGATCGGGGCCGCGACGGCGAGCGCAGCCGTGACGGCGGCCGCGGTCGCCGCGACGAGCGCCCGCGTTCCGAGCCTCGCCAGGACGTTCGTCCGGGCGCCCGCCCCACCGAGGCGCGCCAAGGCGAACCGCGCCGCAGCGAGGCTCCCGGCGCCGAGACCCGCGAGGACGGCGAAGGCCGGTCCAGCCGTCGCCGCCGCCCGCGCGGCAGGCGTCCCGAGGGCGACGTCGCGCCCGCCGCGCGCCTCGACCCGCGCCCGGAGGCGGCGGGGGGCATCGAGTTCGATCGCGACGCGCCGGTCCGCGCGGAGGCGCCCATGACGGCCGCCGCCCCGGTCGCCCGCGAGCCGGAGACCGTGCACGCGGACCGCGCCGAGTCCTTCGACGCGGACCGCCGGGAAGCCCACCAGGAGGAGCGCCAGGACATGCACCACGAAGACCAGCCCACGCCGCCCGCGGCCGCCCGCCTCGACAGGGACGCTTCCGCCGGTGAGGCCGTCGTCGCCGCCGACCTGGTCAAGCCCCGCCGCGACGTGCCGCTCGCGGAGGCCGCCGAGACCCAGCGCCTCTTCACCGAGGAGCTGATGGTGCGCTGCGGCTTCCCCTGCCGCGTCACCGTGAACCCCGGCGAGTACAACCAGGTCAAGCTCGTGACCGACGAGGACAGCGCCGACGTTCTGATCGGGCGGCGGTTCTACGCGCTCGATTCGATCGAGCACCTGGTCGACCGCATGGCGACCGTGGCCATGGGCGATCACGTCTCGATGAACCTGGACATCAACAACCACCGCCTGCGCCTCGACGGGCGCCTGGTGACCATGGCGGCCGAGGCCATGGACCGCGCCCGCCGCGAGGGCCAGCCCGTGCACCTGCCGCCGATGAACCCCCGCGAGCGGCGCGTCGTGCACATGGAGGTCGCCCGCTGCGAGGGACTGATGACGGAGACCGAGGGCGAGGGGTATGATCGCCACGTGATCGTCCTCCCCGACGACGGCTCGCGCCCCGCGACCGAGGACGAGTCCTAGGCGCGCGGTCGCACCGCCGATGCGGACACAGGGGGCGGCGCGGCGCGCCGCCCCTTTTCATGACGGGTTGGGCATGTCCACGACCAACGATACGATCGTCGCGATCGCCACCGCGGCCGGGGAAGCCGGCCTGGCGATCGTGCGCCTCAGCGGCCCCGGCGCCTTGGAGGTCGCCCGCCGCCTGGCCGGCGTGCGCGCGCTGCCGCGCGAGGGCGTGCGCTCCCACCAGGCGCGCGCCGCGACGCTGCGCAATGAAGCGGGGGAGGTCCTCGACCACGGCCTCGTGCTGCCCATGCTGGCGCCGCGCTCCTACACCGGCGAGGACATCGT is drawn from bacterium and contains these coding sequences:
- a CDS encoding R3H domain-containing nucleic acid-binding protein — translated: MTAAAPVAREPETVHADRAESFDADRREAHQEERQDMHHEDQPTPPAAARLDRDASAGEAVVAADLVKPRRDVPLAEAAETQRLFTEELMVRCGFPCRVTVNPGEYNQVKLVTDEDSADVLIGRRFYALDSIEHLVDRMATVAMGDHVSMNLDINNHRLRLDGRLVTMAAEAMDRARREGQPVHLPPMNPRERRVVHMEVARCEGLMTETEGEGYDRHVIVLPDDGSRPATEDES